aaaccaatagcaaaaaaacttctAGATATTCTAGGCCTATTAagaatagtacatctgaaagaaaatagaataatcgcgaattgattagttagcttaccttcgagcgtctcatcaagtaggcctatttccagaactgttgctgatcaggattacgattatagtgtactctgggcttgatagccatttcatctatgataagggatcctaacgtcaaattcatggcttcgtactGGAGGTTTTCTTaaatgaagtggtggtggtgagtattgttttaaagggtagtacaactaggcaaccatcctctatataacactaatctgagggaaaaaaatgaacggatccgacacttcgaaaaatgaagatatcggccaaaggaagacaagggccacgtgaaaatgaaaggctccctaggtctGGGGAACCTAATGCTGTCGGCTACGGAaaacacaagagttgaccaagaggagtcggataggatagatgaaagtgaggagcctagcacaagtaagtggaagcaatgccaggattcagctgagggccccgtggtcgctaacccacgctccaatgttcagagcccctggaccccttttagtcgcctcttacgacagactggggataccgtgggtgttattctaccagccccacccacagggggatttttaatgagggatgttattctagttttttccattcgaaaagccaacataggcctaattcgtgtattttgatgcggtagtcggaggcagtgaagtgatctaatgaatctgtaacccataaactgaagtctcaataattaaaatttaaattacagactctggatgacgtccaaggcgaccaaagcgaacctaattccccccccccccctgtcgaGATGTAtcaattatccacttctcctttatAACTGGATCGtctggaaatgattgaaaactccaattgttctccttttttttttttgacgaatTTGACTTATAGTACGATGTACCATATTTTAtagagtatatgaaatttacttggaGTTCATTGAACACTAACAGTAAGTAAAATCTATAAGTAATCTTGCGGCAGTACTGCGAACATGTTTGGGGAATGTTTTTcagctcagaactagcgcacacttcccggccttgtatatctcgtatgCAACGAACCTGCACAATCGAAGACGGATCAATACTCTGTCCCTCTgaattgacaaaaaaaaaaaaacaaaaaaaaaacagtctgGTGCACTCGCATAGCTCTCCCAAATGATGAATCCAACTCTTGGCAAACAATAACACTTTCAATGTAGACCTGTAGTAAATGATCTAATAATGACCAAATTTGTCGAGGACAGTATATGATTTTATAGAAGAATAAATATTCTATAGTGCACTATACTATGCTTTCCACATCTGCACGAAGTGGTGTGCATTGATCCTTAAAAAAAATAGTCTCTGCTCCCGCCGAGAAGAAGattcttgtaaaaataaaaaatctacagATTCAGTACAGAACTTAATTCTACGTAAAAAAAgagcattttttaaataattaccaTCGTCATCGTTATTATCCTCATAAGTTCATTTAATAACTGACAGTGGCAACTACCGGTACATATAGTGTTTTTGAATTATAGGTAATCAATCACTCTTTTCTTTTAAATTGTAACATGGAAATGATACCGCGTTGCAGGTCTTTCCTAGGTGCAAATCAGGAGGCAGAGTATATCAGTATTCCGTTCCTTGTTAGCCATTGTAATAATATGGGATCAGAATGTGTAACCACAGTGCTACTTAACAGGTTACGTCAGTTGAGAGAAACAAgttataattttttgaaaattgttCTGTAATAAAATTGTGGAATATAATAATCACGTTTTTCAGTGCATTGTGCAATAAGTGAATTCTACCAAATATCGTAAAAATAATTAACTTACTAGGATTTCGTTTTGCCTTACGATTCTTTTAGAGTACGCGGGAATCGGTTAGTTGATATTCTGTGATGTAAATATTCCCTGCCTCTCACTGTTCCTGGTATACAGAACTTAAGTTAGATAAAAGTATAGTTTTGATATTTGTAAAGTTCCGCTATCACGCGAAGCGCAAAACAAGATTTGTAAAGCTGCAGAGATGGATAGCTCGAAGCAAAGTGGTACAGTGCAAGTGTGTAGGCTTATGAAAGGAGTGTACAGCGATCCTTTTATATGGTCAATTGTTAAATCATTCACAGTTTTCTTCGTGGGTGTGTGGCTAGCGCGGCAGTGTAAGGGTATGGAATTGATGCCATCAGAGCCTCCAATTTCTAACCTAAATCTTTGATAACAGTTTAAATGTTGAAAACTTGTAGCTTTGTTACAACGCTTTTAGTCTGTTTTCGAGAAGTGATAGTCATTTGCCTTCTGACTAGTTTATTATTTTATAGCCTAAAGGCGTAAGAAACAACGAACATACTCGTTAATTGGCTAGATTTGGAATTTTAGCGCTATCGAACATTAATGTTTGCCTGAACACTATGGCTGAAGAGCACAACGTGTCGAAGTTGCTCGGCGTTGGATTTAGCTAGATT
This window of the Anabrus simplex isolate iqAnaSimp1 chromosome 8, ASM4041472v1, whole genome shotgun sequence genome carries:
- the LOC137501849 gene encoding uncharacterized protein, yielding MVKNSDLPLGIICGVYSDPFIWSIVKSFTVFFVGVWLARQCKGMELMPSEPPISNLNL